From the Lathyrus oleraceus cultivar Zhongwan6 chromosome 4, CAAS_Psat_ZW6_1.0, whole genome shotgun sequence genome, one window contains:
- the LOC127137075 gene encoding benzaldehyde dehydrogenase, mitochondrial, producing MERAADSGETLQMASVGDPFKSGIEQGPQIDAKQFEKILRYIRSGVETGATLETGGERHGSKGFYVQPTVFSNVQDDMLIAKEEIFGPVQSILKFKNTEEVIQRANNSNYGLAAGIFTENLNTANTLTRALKVGTVWVNCFNTYDAAIPFGGYKMSGQGREKGEYSIKNYLNVKAVVTPLKNPTWL from the coding sequence ATGGAAAGAGCTGCAGATTCAGGAGAAACTCTTCAAATGGCTTCTGTTGGAGATCCATTCAAGTCAGGAATAGAACAAGGTCCTCAGATTGATGCAAAGCAATTTGAGAAAATATTGAGGTATATTAGATCTGGTGTTGAAACTGGGGCTACACTTGAAACTGGAGGAGAAAGGCATGGCAGCAAGGGCTTCTATGTTCAGCCTACTGTCTTCTCAAATGTTCAGGATGACATGCTGATTGCAAAGGAAGAGATATTTGGTCCAGTGCAATCCATATTGAAATTCAAGAACACTGAAGAGGTAATTCAAAGAGCAAATAATTCAAACTATGGTCTTGCAGCAGGGATCTTCACAGAAAACTTAAACACTGCTAATACTTTGACAAGAGCACTGAAAGTTGGAACAGTTTGGGTAAACTGCTTTAATACATATGATGCTGCAATTCCTTTTGGTGGATATAAGATGAGTGGACAAGGCAGGGAAAAAGGAGAATACAGTATTAAGAACTACTTGAATGTGAAAGCTGTTGTTACTCCCTTGAAGAATCCAACATGGCTTTGA
- the LOC127137074 gene encoding benzaldehyde dehydrogenase, mitochondrial, whose amino-acid sequence MERAADSGETLQMASVGDPFKSGIEQGPQIDAKQFEKILRYIRSGVETGATLETGGERHGSKGFYVQPTVFSNVQDDMLIAKEEIFGPVQSILKFKNTEEVIQRANNSNYGLAAGIFTENLNTANTLTRALKVGTVWVHCFNTYDAAIPFGGYKMSGQGREKGEYSIKNYLNVKAVVTPLKNPTWL is encoded by the coding sequence ATGGAAAGAGCTGCAGATTCAGGAGAAACTCTTCAAATGGCTTCTGTTGGAGATCCATTCAAGTCAGGAATAGAACAAGGTCCTCAGATTGATGCAAAGCAATTTGAGAAAATATTGAGGTATATTAGATCTGGTGTTGAAACTGGGGCTACACTTGAAACTGGAGGAGAAAGGCATGGCAGCAAGGGCTTCTATGTTCAGCCTACTGTCTTCTCAAATGTTCAGGATGACATGCTGATTGCAAAGGAAGAGATATTTGGTCCAGTGCAATCCATATTGAAATTCAAGAACACTGAAGAGGTAATTCAAAGAGCAAATAATTCAAACTATGGTCTTGCAGCAGGGATCTTCACAGAAAACTTAAACACTGCTAATACTTTGACAAGAGCACTGAAAGTTGGAACAGTTTGGGTACACTGCTTTAATACATATGATGCTGCAATTCCTTTTGGTGGATATAAGATGAGTGGACAAGGCAGGGAAAAAGGAGAATACAGTATTAAGAACTACTTGAATGTGAAAGCTGTTGTTACTCCCTTGAAGAATCCAACATGGCTTTGA